A single region of the Gracilibacillus caseinilyticus genome encodes:
- the fliR gene encoding flagellar biosynthetic protein FliR codes for MFELIDINRFPAFILILVRVLTFLSTVPIFSYRNIPTQFKIGMGFFIAWMMFYTLDIPDLSFDGIFLLLVMKEAVVGLLMGLLAYIIMAAIQIAGGFIDFQMGFAIANVVDPQTGAQSPLIGQYFYTIAILFLLTVDGHHLLLSGLMYSYEELPLDQMMQFSNIDLILQTFSKMFLMAFQLALPIVGCLFLVDVALGIIARTVPQLNVFVVGLPLKILVSFAVLFVFIPFYIAICKQLFQFTLQAMQSLIQMFGGA; via the coding sequence ATGTTTGAATTAATAGATATTAATCGTTTTCCAGCATTTATTTTAATTTTAGTCAGAGTATTGACTTTTTTATCGACTGTTCCGATTTTTTCATACCGGAATATACCAACACAGTTCAAAATCGGCATGGGATTTTTTATCGCTTGGATGATGTTTTATACGTTGGATATTCCTGATCTAAGCTTTGACGGTATTTTTTTGCTGTTGGTGATGAAAGAAGCGGTTGTTGGCTTACTGATGGGATTATTGGCATATATCATTATGGCGGCAATTCAGATAGCAGGTGGATTTATCGATTTTCAAATGGGTTTTGCCATTGCCAATGTTGTTGACCCGCAAACCGGTGCGCAAAGTCCCTTAATTGGTCAATATTTTTATACGATCGCCATTTTATTTTTGTTGACTGTGGATGGACACCATTTATTACTAAGTGGGTTAATGTACAGCTATGAGGAGTTACCACTGGATCAGATGATGCAATTTAGCAATATTGATCTTATCCTACAAACGTTCAGCAAGATGTTTCTTATGGCCTTTCAACTAGCATTGCCGATTGTCGGTTGCTTATTTTTAGTAGATGTCGCTCTCGGGATCATTGCCAGAACCGTACCACAGTTAAATGTGTTTGTGGTAGGCTTGCCATTAAAAATACTTGTTTCTTTTGCTGTGCTATTTGTTTTTATTCCTTTCTATATTGCAATTTGCAAGCAATTGTTTCAGTTCACGCTGCAAGCGATGCAAAGCCTTATACAAATGTTCGGAGGTGCTTGA
- the fliQ gene encoding flagellar biosynthesis protein FliQ, producing MSGEFVISLAKQGIYTILMVTGPLLILALVVGLLVSIFQATTQIQEQTLAFIPKIVAVLLGILVFGPWMLTTMVEFTANLFQNINQFIG from the coding sequence ATGAGCGGAGAATTTGTCATTTCACTGGCGAAACAGGGAATCTATACAATTCTGATGGTAACAGGCCCACTATTGATATTGGCCCTTGTCGTTGGGCTGCTGGTCAGTATATTCCAGGCAACCACTCAAATTCAGGAACAAACGTTGGCGTTTATCCCCAAGATTGTTGCTGTATTGCTTGGAATTCTAGTGTTTGGACCATGGATGTTAACTACCATGGTCGAGTTTACAGCTAATTTATTTCAAAATATTAATCAATTTATAGGATAA
- a CDS encoding response regulator: protein MAHSVLIVDDAAFMRMMIKDILTKNGYDVVGEAQDGQEAVEKYKELKPDLVTMDITMPEMDGIAALKEIKSSNEDAKIIMCSAMGQQAMVIDAIQAGAKDFIVKPFQADRVIEAISKVLG from the coding sequence ATGGCTCACTCAGTTTTAATAGTAGATGATGCAGCATTTATGCGAATGATGATTAAAGATATTTTAACGAAAAATGGATATGACGTTGTAGGAGAAGCGCAGGATGGTCAGGAAGCTGTCGAGAAATATAAAGAATTAAAGCCTGATCTGGTAACAATGGATATTACGATGCCGGAAATGGATGGTATTGCAGCGCTTAAGGAAATTAAATCAAGTAATGAAGATGCAAAGATTATTATGTGTTCCGCTATGGGCCAACAAGCAATGGTTATTGATGCTATTCAGGCAGGAGCGAAAGATTTTATCGTTAAACCTTTTCAAGCTGACCGTGTAATTGAAGCAATTTCTAAAGTATTAGGTTAA
- a CDS encoding flagellar biosynthetic protein FliO, giving the protein MISINLKWLVSIFCACIVVLSVPVSVEADITVDESLEQQKDQSQEQQDISSENEEGSGSPEVEAPSLLGSFIQLLLALAVVIGLIIFVSKFIQKKKGFLKKHNVIENYGGITVGANKSIQTVKIGNRYYVIGVADNIELLMEITDDDTIAQLERQQDEMTDSLKNMALKLRNKSPETKKETTKDQTFSSLFNKELNTMKEGRQKLLHKLKEGKKNNDDSAD; this is encoded by the coding sequence GTGATTAGCATTAACCTTAAATGGCTCGTTAGCATCTTTTGTGCATGCATCGTCGTACTTAGTGTACCAGTATCGGTAGAAGCGGATATAACGGTAGATGAATCGTTAGAACAGCAGAAAGATCAATCTCAAGAGCAGCAAGATATCAGTAGTGAAAATGAAGAAGGAAGCGGAAGTCCTGAGGTAGAGGCGCCAAGTTTGTTAGGAAGTTTTATACAGTTGTTGTTAGCTCTAGCTGTAGTTATCGGCCTAATTATCTTTGTTTCCAAATTTATACAGAAGAAAAAAGGATTCCTAAAGAAGCACAATGTAATAGAAAATTATGGCGGCATTACAGTGGGTGCCAATAAATCGATCCAGACAGTTAAAATAGGCAATCGCTATTATGTAATAGGGGTAGCAGATAATATAGAGTTATTGATGGAAATTACCGATGACGATACGATTGCACAATTAGAAAGGCAGCAAGACGAGATGACTGATTCTTTGAAAAACATGGCGTTAAAATTGCGAAACAAATCACCAGAGACAAAGAAGGAAACGACAAAAGATCAAACCTTTTCTTCTCTGTTTAATAAGGAGCTAAACACGATGAAAGAAGGCAGACAGAAATTACTGCACAAACTAAAAGAAGGAAAAAAGAATAATGACGATTCAGCTGATTGA
- the flhB gene encoding flagellar biosynthesis protein FlhB, whose translation MKLRLDLQYFAGEKTEKATPKKRQDARKKGQVAKSQDVNTAILLFFVFTILFVTGSSLKDSMTAMYEKFFTEYIHHEVTEVEVFSMLQDVLMEISLAIAPIMLIAIVAGLASNFLQFGFLFTAEPLKMKLNKIDPIQGAKRIFSARALVELVKSLLKIVVVGVITFSIIWMNRDEMMMLADKEVNNSLAFFGEMTIEMGIAAAIGLLIISVIDYAYQKYDFEKQNKMSKNDIKDEYKNIEGDPLIKSKMKERQRQMAMQRMMSEVPNADVVITNPTHYAIVIKYDEAKADAPYVVAKGVDFVAQRIKDIARHHDVVTVENRPLARALYDQVEMGEIIGEEFFQAVAEILAYVYRIQKKV comes from the coding sequence ATGAAATTAAGGTTGGATCTACAATATTTCGCTGGCGAGAAAACCGAAAAAGCAACTCCGAAAAAAAGACAAGATGCCAGGAAAAAAGGCCAGGTTGCGAAAAGTCAAGATGTGAATACTGCCATTTTATTATTCTTTGTATTTACTATTTTATTTGTAACAGGAAGTAGTCTAAAAGATTCAATGACTGCCATGTATGAAAAGTTTTTTACCGAATACATTCACCATGAAGTAACAGAGGTGGAAGTATTCAGTATGTTACAAGACGTATTAATGGAAATCAGTCTGGCAATTGCACCTATTATGCTGATTGCAATAGTAGCAGGTTTAGCTTCGAATTTCTTGCAATTTGGTTTTTTATTCACGGCGGAACCATTGAAAATGAAATTAAATAAAATTGATCCGATTCAAGGTGCTAAGCGAATCTTTTCAGCCAGAGCGTTAGTTGAGTTAGTGAAATCATTATTAAAAATTGTAGTAGTCGGTGTTATTACCTTTTCGATTATTTGGATGAATCGTGATGAAATGATGATGCTTGCGGATAAAGAAGTTAATAATTCGTTAGCGTTTTTTGGTGAAATGACGATTGAAATGGGTATAGCAGCAGCGATAGGTTTATTGATCATTTCCGTGATTGATTATGCCTATCAGAAATATGATTTTGAGAAACAAAATAAAATGTCCAAAAACGATATTAAAGATGAATACAAAAATATTGAAGGTGACCCGCTCATTAAATCGAAAATGAAAGAAAGACAGCGCCAGATGGCGATGCAGCGGATGATGAGTGAAGTGCCGAATGCGGATGTCGTCATAACCAACCCAACCCATTATGCGATTGTGATCAAGTACGATGAGGCAAAAGCAGACGCTCCATATGTTGTTGCGAAAGGAGTCGATTTCGTTGCCCAACGAATCAAAGATATCGCACGGCATCATGATGTGGTAACAGTAGAAAATCGACCTTTAGCAAGAGCATTATATGATCAAGTCGAGATGGGTGAAATTATTGGAGAGGAATTCTTCCAGGCAGTAGCTGAAATATTAGCCTATGTTTACCGCATCCAGAAAAAAGTGTAA
- the fliP gene encoding flagellar type III secretion system pore protein FliP (The bacterial flagellar biogenesis protein FliP forms a type III secretion system (T3SS)-type pore required for flagellar assembly.) — protein sequence MTIQLIDVFSGADSESISTSVRLLLLLTVLSLAPSILILMTCFTRILIVLSFVRTSLATQQMPPNQVLIGLALFMSFFIMAPTFQEVNEQALQPLFEEEITLEEAYSTASVPFKEFMAKYTREKDLALFMNYAEIERPESIEEIPLTSLVPAFAISELKTAFQMGFMIFVPFLVIDMAVASVLMSMGMMMLPPVMISLPFKILLFVLVDGWYLITHALLDGYIPS from the coding sequence ATGACGATTCAGCTGATTGATGTTTTTTCCGGTGCGGACTCCGAAAGTATTTCAACTTCCGTACGATTATTATTGCTGTTAACCGTTCTGTCTTTAGCTCCCAGCATTTTGATTTTAATGACCTGTTTTACCAGAATTTTAATCGTACTGTCATTTGTGCGAACATCGCTGGCTACACAGCAGATGCCTCCTAACCAAGTGTTAATTGGCCTAGCGTTGTTTATGTCATTCTTTATTATGGCACCGACTTTTCAAGAAGTAAACGAGCAAGCATTGCAGCCACTATTTGAAGAGGAAATAACATTGGAAGAAGCATATAGCACCGCGAGTGTGCCTTTTAAAGAGTTTATGGCTAAGTACACTAGAGAGAAGGACCTAGCGTTGTTTATGAATTATGCAGAAATCGAGAGACCTGAATCGATTGAGGAAATTCCGTTAACATCGTTAGTACCTGCATTTGCGATCAGTGAACTGAAAACCGCTTTTCAGATGGGTTTTATGATTTTTGTCCCGTTCCTGGTGATCGATATGGCCGTTGCCAGTGTCTTGATGTCGATGGGGATGATGATGTTGCCTCCCGTTATGATATCTTTACCATTTAAAATATTACTGTTTGTTCTGGTGGATGGATGGTACTTGATCACACATGCATTATTGGATGGCTATATACCATCCTAG